The region ACACGGATTCATCAGAGTCGTCCTGGCCGTTTATGTTAATGTTGTACTGTGATCCGCCTCCGCCGACATTACCCAAAGAATCGGCCGAAACGGTTTCATAGTTTATTGAAACCATAATAAGATCATGCCCGTCAGCAGATTCATTCATGCTTTCAAGTGCTATCCCAAGAACACGTCCGGGTTCGGTTACTTTCATACCGACGCCGCGCTCAGTTGATGAAGTGATATAGTCACCTTTTGTAATAAGTCCGTTTGTATCGGTAACGAGAACGGGAACCTTACCTGAGGTAGCAACCGGGTACGTTTGTGAATCAACATCTTTTTGTCCGAGACTGATAGCCGGTTTCTCCGTCACGACACCGAACATATTCGGGTCGTATTCCTGTGTGGTGATGGTAATGGTATTGCCGTTGTTTGTCACAATCATCCCTCGCCGGATATCGGTTCCTTCGATCTCAAAATTTGTAGCAACCGTGAAACTCGATTTCTGTGCAATTACATTTGAAGGAAGCGAAAAGCTTACGACTAATACTGCAAAAATGCCTGGAATAAGGGAACGGTAATACTGCATGTAACCCTCATTGTAGAGAGAATCAATAGACAATTCAATTCCTAATCGACCCTTTTACTTATTTATTACCTTAAGTGTTGAATAATGTTCTAAAAATTGTCATACTAAAATATGATGCCGAGGCGGCTGTATTTGTCTCACATCTTACAGAATGACTTATTTGCGTACATTTTTATCATATATCCGCCCCTTTTTCGTATTCGGACTCTCCTTTCTTCTTGTCTCATGGGGAACAGTAAACACTATCAGATACCAGTCCTTTGTTTCTGCCCTTCAACAACACGAGAACATTCCCGGAAATGCACTTGAAGATGTTTTAGCGGAGACGGACAGTATTGAAGATCTGTTGATCACGTTCAATTATGAAACTATTTTTGCGCAACCCGTAGAGTTCCAGCAGGATATCACAGCACCGAATATACTTTATTCACTCAGTGCAGGAGACGGTATATCTCTAAGCGGCGATTCACAGAAGCCTTCGATCACCAATACCGGGGTATTGACGATAAACGGTCTAGCAGGAGACGTGTCGTTGTCTGCGGGAGAAAACATCACTCTGGTTAAGGAAAACGGAGTGCTGACAATAAAAAGCACTGACACTAATACGGATACAAAACTGTCTGAGTCTGAAGTGGAGGCTTTTGTATTTGATGGTGAGAGTACGGGATCTTTTACTGAACTTGAAATCGGTGATATTCTCCTAAGTGATGAAGGGACAACCGCAACGACCAGCGGTTCGAGTCTGGTGGGAGTATATCAAGGGAATTTATCAGAGATATCAGGAGCGAATGTACAGGAGATAATCGACAGTATCGATTCTACATTAGCCTCATTAGGAACATCAAGTCATGGAGAGGTGACATTTGCAGGCAGTCTTGATTACCTGACTCTTACAGGGCAGGAAATTACTCTCAATCAGATAGACCTTACCACAGATGTGTCGGGAATCCTTCCGACGGGACACATTTCCGGTTCATATTCAGGAATCACGGGAGTAGGGACCATTACAAGCGGGACATGGCAGGGGAGTATTATTGATTCTGCATACCTTGATACCGATGTCATTTTATCGACGGAAATTGATACATATACAGAGCTAAACACAATTGTAGCGGACGTGACACTTACTCACAACGGACTGATTGATACATCAGCAGAGCTTGCCGGTATTATCGGAGACGAGACAGGATCAGGAGGACTGGTTTTTGCAAATTCTCCGACATTTACCGGTACATTAAAACTCACGGATAGCAGTACAACAACGCTAAATTTTGATTCATTAGGTTCATCTACCTGGGGAAACGTCATTACATCCACAAACTTTGCTGAAAATGCAGGTATAGGTTTTGGGATTGGAGGTAACAGCAGTATGACGGACATACCTCGTTTTGTTTTGAATGCAGACAATTCGTATATCGGATGGGCGATGAGACCGGGTGATGGCGGAGCGCTTGGCAGTACAAACGGTGATGGTAACCTCTTGATAAGAGGGAATATGGGAATTGGGACTACGAATCCCGGTGCAACGTTAGACGTACAGGGAGCTGCACAATTCGGAAGCGGAAACGTAGATTTGATAAACTCCACAGGTAAAATTGCAGCGATTAATACAACGTATTTTGCCAGTGTAGACGGGTCTGCACTCACGAATCTTAATGCCTCAAATCTGACATCTGGTACAGTAGCTTCAGCACAAATATCCGGATCGTATACAGGGATTACAGGTGTCGGGACAATAGCTACGGGGACATGGCAGGGGACGGATATCAGCGCCACATACCTTGACTCAACCTTGATCCAGTCGACTGAAATAGATACGTCAGCAGAGATTGCAGCGATAGTAACCAATGAGACAGGATCAGGAGCGCTTGTGTTTGGAACCTCACCCACTCTAACAACACCGAATATTGGTGCGGCGACAGGCACATCATTAAATGTAACCGGCGCAATTACATCCGGTGGAGTAGTTACCGGCACAGGCTCAGGGTTAACCGGGTTAAATGCCAGTAATTTGAGTTCAGGCACTGTACCGGATGCCCGAATTACGGGTGCATACACAGGACTGACAAATTTGACAGGATCTGGAACTGCTACGTTCGCATCGTTTTCCGGGAACGGATCCGCTTTGACAAATCTTAATGCTACAAACCTGTCATCAGGAACAGTGGCCTCTGCCCGTATCTCGGGGTCGTATACGGGAATAACGGGATTGGGGACAATAGCTACGGGAACATGGCAGGGGACTGATATCAGTGCAACGTATCTTGACTCAACCCTGATTCAGTCGACCGAAATAGATACGTCAGCAGAGATAGCGGCTATTGTAACCAATGAGACAGGATCAGGTGCTTTGGTATTCGGCACATCACCGACACTCACGACTCCGAATATCGGAGCAGCGACGGGCACATCACTTAGCGTATCGGGAACAATTTCGGGAAATGGATCAGGCTTAACCTCATTAAATGCTTCTAACCTAGGTTCAGGAACTGTTCCTGATGGGAGAATATC is a window of Candidatus Roizmanbacteria bacterium DNA encoding:
- a CDS encoding tail fiber domain-containing protein, whose product is MRTFLSYIRPFFVFGLSFLLVSWGTVNTIRYQSFVSALQQHENIPGNALEDVLAETDSIEDLLITFNYETIFAQPVEFQQDITAPNILYSLSAGDGISLSGDSQKPSITNTGVLTINGLAGDVSLSAGENITLVKENGVLTIKSTDTNTDTKLSESEVEAFVFDGESTGSFTELEIGDILLSDEGTTATTSGSSLVGVYQGNLSEISGANVQEIIDSIDSTLASLGTSSHGEVTFAGSLDYLTLTGQEITLNQIDLTTDVSGILPTGHISGSYSGITGVGTITSGTWQGSIIDSAYLDTDVILSTEIDTYTELNTIVADVTLTHNGLIDTSAELAGIIGDETGSGGLVFANSPTFTGTLKLTDSSTTTLNFDSLGSSTWGNVITSTNFAENAGIGFGIGGNSSMTDIPRFVLNADNSYIGWAMRPGDGGALGSTNGDGNLLIRGNMGIGTTNPGATLDVQGAAQFGSGNVDLINSTGKIAAINTTYFASVDGSALTNLNASNLTSGTVASAQISGSYTGITGVGTIATGTWQGTDISATYLDSTLIQSTEIDTSAEIAAIVTNETGSGALVFGTSPTLTTPNIGAATGTSLNVTGAITSGGVVTGTGSGLTGLNASNLSSGTVPDARITGAYTGLTNLTGSGTATFASFSGNGSALTNLNATNLSSGTVASARISGSYTGITGLGTIATGTWQGTDISATYLDSTLIQSTEIDTSAEIAAIVTNETGSGALVFGTSPTLTTPNIGAATGTSLSVSGTISGNGSGLTSLNASNLGSGTVPDGRISGSYTGLTNLTGSGTSTFGSFSLSSNGSRTTPAIRWSADTNMGIYRLGTDILSFATAGADRLTINASGNVGIGTTSISSAKLVLNGGTGTGMSIVNTGDTALGLYVLNWDDGDGIYVESGGGDGINSFASFGDGVYGGGDNGVHGGSYYGNAVYGEAITSSAWAGYFLTPGVPAVARFVNGSGTCDIDPTFTTLICSSDQRLKRNISTISNALDKLMLLRGVNYNWKTDSPGSPNRLGFIAQEVESIFPELVITDGETGYKQLASNNLIAVVVNAIQEQQQTILENKANIESVNIRLNDTGEVLDVIQAQNQQLVSSQNNLFNQINLVNNIQTQQNASTGATLQTVIDRVEAIEEMTNDTDAVIAGLQDRVSQLESLFATQTATDAATLTQNTGNVLGISDELDLETLTVTGDTNINNLGVTGDITAGLLSIKGFDDELATPSAIISTISGPLKIQDQSAGNLEIMGGKVLIDTDGNIMVRGSITVNKLNIDESEESNKSIGEGIITSGQNEVVINTTSVTDKSRIFVTGKSVISTPLVVVEKNPGVSFKVRIGNTAESDIPFDWLVVN